The sequence TTACATTCTTTCCAAAACCCAAGTAAACTGATTTAAAGGAAGTCTGAAACTTCTGCACTATCCAGGAATGCGGAATGGGCCCTGAAGAGTTCATTGCTGTGCTTCGCAAGAGTGGTTTGGCGCCTGCGTACTTCCATTGCGGTTCCGACCGGTTTCTGCATCAGGAGTGCCGGGATGCCGTCCGCGCCGCGGTGCCGGAAGATTCGCGCGCCTGGTGCCTGGCGGAAATTGAATATCAGCCGGGCCAGCTTGCGCGCGAGTTGCAGGCCGCACTCCAAATTCCCATGCTGGGCGGGCACAGTTATTTTCTGATCTCAGACACGAATGACTTTAAGCACGCGGACGAAGATGACGCCAAGGCCCTTGCCGCTTATCTCGAAAATCCCTCGCGTTTCGCAACCCTGATCTTTTCAGCCTTTGAGCCCGATCGCCGGCGCAAGTTTATTCAACTATTGGAGAAGAAAACCACGGTAGTGGAAATGCGTGCGCTCTCGGTTCGCCAGGCGGCTGCCTGGGCAAAGGAATTCCTGCACCGCTCAGGGATTGAAATAGATGCCGGACTGGCGGAGGAGATTGCGGCGAAATTTGCGCCGGGCAGTTCGTCGCGCGACCCCAATCCCCAGGGTGTCAACCTGTTGTGGATGCGGACTGAACTTGAGAAACTCATAACAGCAGCGGATGGAAAGGCACGGCTGGAGCCGCCTGACTTGCAGCTCATTTCGACCTTTCAGGAAGAACACGAGATCGGCAGGATGTTGCGTGCCATTGCGGAGCGGCAATGCGGTGATGCGCTTGCGTTCCTGCGCTCGCTGGTGGCCAGCAAGGTGGCCGAAACTTTGCTGGTGTGGTGCATTGGAGATCTGTTCCGCCACGCCTTGAAGTCAAGCGGGCAGAGCAGCTACGGAGGAGGCTGGGGACGGCAATCAAACCCATTTGCCCCCTGGGAGATCGCTCCCCTCGCCAGACGCCGCTATTCCCACGAGGAAATGCTGAAAGCATTGACGCTGGTCCACCAGGCAGACCTTGGAATCAAGTCCTCGTGGAAAGATTCCACCATCATGCTGGAGATTCTCATCTGGCGGGTTACGTCTGCGGCGGCAACTTCCGGAGGGAGAAGCTGCTGAAACAGCCCAGCTCCGAAAGCTGAACTACACAGACGCATGGTGGAAGGGGATTAGCGCCCCGGGACTTCAGGCAAGGGAATTGAAACTCAGGCGTAGCCTGGATTTATATCGGGCAGCCGTGTTGCGATGAAGAATGCCCTTCTGGATCATGCGGTCGAGCATGGAAAGAGTTGGGACCAGCAGACCTTCGGCGCGCGCCTTGTCTTTGGCGTCCAGCGCCTTGCGAAGTTCGCGGATCTGGTGCCTCATCCGGGTGCGATGAGCCCGGTTCCGTTCAGTCCGCTTGCCCGTCTGTGAAAGGCGCTTCAAAGCAGATTTATGATTTGCCACAGATTCTCCTTTGCAGAATCGACGAATAAGTTACTTTAGCAGAGGCCCGAAAACCCGTCAATGCCGAGGACAATCAGCATGGACCATGGCACCACAGATCAGGCCCCGGAAATATTGCTCTCGCGATTCGAAATCGAGCAGCGGATTGATGAACTGGCGGCCGAGATTTCAAAAGACTATCAGGGCAGCACGCCGCACCTGGTCGGTATCCTTAAGGGAGCGTGGGTCTTTATGGCTGACCTCATCCGCCGCGTGGACATCGAAGTGACCGTCGATTTCCTGGGGATTACCAGCTACGGTTCCAACACGCATCCTTCAGGCGAAGTCAAAATCACCAAGGACCTCGACACCAGCATCAAAGGCCGGGAAGTCCTGATCGTCGAAGACATTCTGGACACAGGGCGAACGCTTAAGTATCTAGAGGAGGTCCTTTCCGCCCATAAGCCGCACAATTTGCGCGTCGTTACGCTTCTTGACAAGCGGTCGCGCCGCATTGTTCCTGTGAAGGCGGACTACGTTGGTTTTGAAATTGCGGATGTTTTTGTCGTTGGGTATGGTCTCGACTTTGACCAGAGGTACCGCCAACTTCCTGACATCCACGTGCTCCGCCACGTCCCGTTACCGTAAGAGGCTGATTTAGAAGCACGGAAAAACTCCCTTGTACCGCGGGACCCTTAGCACGGTATAATAGCCGCCGCCAACCAGACCTATGAGCGAATTCTCCACTCCATTGATGCGCCAGTACAATGGCATTAAGGAACGCTACCCGAATGCGCTGCTGCTGTTCCGTCTGGGGGATTTCTACGAACTTTTCTTTGAAGACGCCATCGTCGCCTCGAAGGAACTGCAGATCACGCTGACGTCCCGCAACAAGGAAAAAGGGATCGCGGTGCCGATGTGCGGCGTTCCCTATCATGCCGCTGAAGGTTACATCTCCAAGCTCATCCGCCGCGGTTACCGTGTAGCTATTTGCGACCAGGTTGAAGACCCGCGCAAGGCAAAAAAACTGGTGAAGCGCGAAGTCACGCAGGTGGTGACGCCGGGCACGGCCACTGGGTCGCAGGTACTGGAACCGCGGGACCACAACTATCTTGCCGCCGTGGCTGAATCGAACAGCGCCATTGGCCTGGCGTTTGCCGATCTCTCAACGGGCGATTTTCGCGTCACGGAAATCACCGGGGACGGCCGCCAGGAGCGGCTGATGGAGGAACTGGTCCGCATGCGCCCGCGGGAATTGCTGCTGGCTCCCGCCGCTTCGGTTCATTTCTCTCCGGAATCCGACCCACCGATCACCGAAACCCGCCTGGAGGAATGGGTCTTCGGAGGCGAGTACGGGGAAAGGCTGCTTAAGGACCACTTCGGGGTGGTCTCCCTGGCAGGTTACGGACTGGAAGGGCACCCGCTTGCTGCAGGCGCCGCCGGCGCCATCTTCCATTACGTTCGCGAGACGCAACGGGGTTCCCTCTTTCATTTCGATACTCTCCGTTTCTACCAGGAAAACGATTCACTGGTCCTCGACTCGACGACGCTGCGAAATCTGGAGCTGCTTGAGCCCTTGACCGGGGGGCCTCGCCACGCAACATTACTTGCTGCGTTGGATCAGTGCGTTACCTCGCTGGGCGCGCGCAAGCTGAAGAGCTGGATGCTGCGGCCTTCTACCGATGCCGCCGAGATCGATGCCCGTCTGGCAGCTGTTGAGGAACTTTCCTCCAACACAATCGCACGCGAAGAAGTTCGGCGTGTCCTGAATGGCATCCAGGACCTGGAACGCATTCTTGGCCGCGTGTCACTGGAATCCGCAAACGCCCGCGATCTGTTGGCACTGAAGGCGTCGCTTGAGCATTTACCGCTGGTCCGGACCTATCTGGCAAGCTTCAACGCCGGGCGATACCAGGAACTCCATGAGCGCATGGATGAGTTGAAAGACGTTCACGGTCTGATCGAGAGCTCCATCCACCCGGAACCTCCGGCACTGCTGACCGAGGGCAATCTGATCCAGCCGGGTTACCATACCGAGCTCGACTCCCTGCGGGAAATCAGCCGCAACAGCAAGCAATTGATTGCCGGGATTGAAAGGCGCGAGCGCGAACGCACGGGAATTAATTCTCTGAAGGTGCGTTTCAACAGCGTTTTCGGTTATTACATCGAGGTCACCAGGGCCAACCTGCACCTTGCGCCCTCCGATTACCAGCGCAAACAAACGCTGGTGAATGCGGAGCGGTTCTCCACTCCGGAATTGAAGGAACTTGAGGCCAAAATCCTGGACGCTGAAGAAAGGAGCCAGACGCTCGAACGGGAACTGTTTGTTGAGATCCGCCGGGCAGTCGGGACGGAAGCGCGGCGCATTCGCCAGACGGCCCAGGCGCTGGCCGAGCTCGACGTGCTGGCCTGCTTTGCGTACCTGGCTGCGGAAAGGAACTACTGCCGTCCGGAATTTTCCGACAATGGAGAGATGGTGATCTTCCAGGGGCGCCACCCCGTCATCGAGCATATCGTGACGCGCGAAGAGGCCGGACATTTTATCCCGAACGACCTTTATTTGAATCCCACTTCGGACATTCTGATCGTTGTGACCGGCCCTAACATGGGCGGCAAATCAACCTATCTCCGCCAAACCGCGCTGATCGCTCTGATGATGCAGATGGGCAGCTTCGTGCCCGCCGAGCGTGCCAAGCTCCCGATTTTCGACCGCATCTTTACGCGCATCGGAGCTTCCGACAACCTGGCGCGGGGCCGTTCGACTTTCATGGTGGAGATGACCGAAACGGCCACCATCCTGAACACGGCGACGCCGCGCAGCCTGGTGTTGCTGGATGAAATCGGCCGGGGGACTGCAACCTTTGACGGACTGGCCATCGCCTGGGCAGTGGTGGAGCATCTGCTGGTGCATACCCGCGCGCGGACGCTCTTCGCAACACACTACCACGAGTTGACGGAACTCGAAGACCTTCTGCCCGGGATCCGCAACTATCACGTTTCCGTCAAGGAGTCCGGTTCGAACATCATCTTCCTTCGCAAGGTGGAGCCCGGCAGCGCCGATAAAAGTTATGGAATCGAAGTCGCACGGCTGGCCGGGCTTCCTGCCCATGTGGTGGAGCGCGCCAGAGAAGTGCTGAAGCGCCACGAGCAGAGCGAGCATACTGTCAGCGGCAAGCTCGCAGAAAGAAAACAGGAACCCAAAGACGTGCAGTTAATGATTTTTACTCCATTGAACTCCGAGGTGGTTCAGGCAATTGAAAAGGTGGATCTCGACAACCTGAAGCCCCTTGAAGCCTTGAATCTGCTTGCCGAACTCAAAAAGCAAATCCAGTCGTAAAGTTCTGCCTTCCGCCGCTTCGCGTCTGCTGGTGGGTCTGATGGCAGGTACGTCTCTAGACGGAGTGGATGCGGCCCTGGTGCACTTGACAGGGCCGGCCACTGCGCCACGCGTCCGCCTGGTGGAATTTATCTCTGTGCCCTACTCACCGGTCGTCCGGCGCCGCCTGTTGAGAATTGCCGCCGGGCAGCCGGTCCCGGCCGGAGAGATCAGCCAGCTTAATTTTCTGCTGGGCGGCCTCTTTGCAGATGCAGCCATCAAGGTCTGCCGCAAGGCCAAAGTCGCGCCCAGGCGGCTTGCCGGGATCGGCTCGCACGGCCAGACGGTTTTTCACCAGGGAAACACAACGGTCGAGGCCGGGCATAAAGTCAGTTCGACTCTTCAGATTGGTGAGCCGGCAGTGATTGCTGAACGGACCGGCGCACAAGTCGTGGCCAACTTCCGCGACGCCGACATGGCGGCCGGCGGGCAGGGCGCGCCGCTGGTTCCTTTGGTGGATTATCTCCTGCTGAGCGACAGTAAAATAGGCACCGTGGCATTGAATATCGGCGGGATCGCCAACGTCACGGTGGTCCCTGCGGGTGCAGCACAGGAGGATGTTTACGGCTTTGATACGGGACCAGGCAACATGATTACGGACGGTCTGGTGCGATCTTTTACACGCGGGCGCCGGCATTACGATACAGGAGGCCGCATCGCCTCACAGGGCAAACTCCTTGAGGACCTTCTGGCACAGGCGCTCCGGTATCCGTTCTTTCGCAAGCAGCCTCCGAAGAGCGCAGGACGCGAACAATTTGGAGAGGAATTTATAGCGCGTTATTTCCTAAGCAACCTTCCAGCCGCCCGCGAGGAAGACCTGCTCAGGACAGCAAACGAGCTGACCGCTGCGACGATTGCAGACGCGCTGCGGAAGTTCGTTTTTCCTCGTGCAGACATCAAGCACCTGGTGGCTTCAGGCGGAGGCACTAATAACGCGCTGGTGATGAGGCGTATAGGAGAACTATTGCCGGAAGTCAAAGTTCTCCGGTCAGATGAGTTCGGGCTTCCGGTGGACGCCAAAGAAGCCATTGCCTTCGCCATTCTCGCGGACCGGACCCTGCACGGCCTGCCAGGAAATCTTCCCGCCGTAACCGGAGCGCGCAGGCCCGTTGTGCTTGGAAACATCTCCCGCCCGTGAAACACTGCTCTAGACGTGGAAGCCCACGTGCCACAGACTGATAATCAGCAGTTCCCTCAGCGAGTAGAGGGTGCGCGCAAACGGTTCGGCCTCAATGGGACTTGCGGGCGCCGGCGAGGTATAGGCAGTGATCCCAAATGAGGAAAATAGCTGCTTGATCCGGTAAAGGTGAAACCCATCGCTGACCACTAGGCAGTTCGATTCTCCGCGGGACTTCAGGATTTGTGCAACTGCACTCACCGTCTGGAAGGTGGTTTCACTGCGGGTTTCCTCCACAATCTTGCGCGCGGCGACTCCCTGCTGAATCAGATAGTCACGGCCCACGCCGCCCTCCGTAAAGTGAGGGTCGCCGCCGCTGCCGCCAGTCGTAATCACAAGCGGGGCAAAGCCGTGCTCCTCCAGGTAAAAAGCGTGGTCCAGCCGGGCCTTGTAAACAGGCGAAGGGCGCCCGTTATATTCAGCCGCGCCAAACACCACGATGGCCGCAACCGGCTTTGCTTCATCGCTGGCGGCCTGGCGCCGAATGGTCTTGTAAAGGGATACTTCCAGCACGGTGGCGCCGGCAAGGGAGGCAATCAGGATGAGGAAAACCAAATGGCGCAGTCGCACGGGAGACTCAGGATAGGAATTCTTTCAGTTCTGCTTCAGTGACGCCGCCAAAACGCAAAATGCGGGCCTGCTCGCCTTGTAGCTGCACGACCGTTGAAGGATTGTCACCAGCCGTTGTGCCACCGTCGAGAATGAGCGGAATCGCATCACCCATTTGTTCCGCAACCTGGGCCGCCGTTGTGCAGGCGGGATGTTCGGACAGGTTGGCGCTGGTCCCCGTAATGGGCCGATCCACGGCTGCAATCAAGGCTTCTGCCAGCGGAAACCGCGGCCAGCGTACGCCCACTCGGCCAGTGTTTGCTGTAAGTTTCAAAGGAATCTGGCGC comes from Acidobacteriota bacterium and encodes:
- a CDS encoding 30S ribosomal protein S20; translation: MANHKSALKRLSQTGKRTERNRAHRTRMRHQIRELRKALDAKDKARAEGLLVPTLSMLDRMIQKGILHRNTAARYKSRLRLSFNSLA
- the holA gene encoding DNA polymerase III subunit delta → MGPEEFIAVLRKSGLAPAYFHCGSDRFLHQECRDAVRAAVPEDSRAWCLAEIEYQPGQLARELQAALQIPMLGGHSYFLISDTNDFKHADEDDAKALAAYLENPSRFATLIFSAFEPDRRRKFIQLLEKKTTVVEMRALSVRQAAAWAKEFLHRSGIEIDAGLAEEIAAKFAPGSSSRDPNPQGVNLLWMRTELEKLITAADGKARLEPPDLQLISTFQEEHEIGRMLRAIAERQCGDALAFLRSLVASKVAETLLVWCIGDLFRHALKSSGQSSYGGGWGRQSNPFAPWEIAPLARRRYSHEEMLKALTLVHQADLGIKSSWKDSTIMLEILIWRVTSAAATSGGRSC
- a CDS encoding threonylcarbamoyl-AMP synthase — protein: MTVTLKVDRSNLEYALEQSVRLILSGKVIAFPTDTFYGLGADPFNLAAITEIFRIKHRSAERAIPLLVASLDQAADLVADPPQLFFTLAKKFWPGPLTLVVPASRQIPLKLTANTGRVGVRWPRFPLAEALIAAVDRPITGTSANLSEHPACTTAAQVAEQMGDAIPLILDGGTTAGDNPSTVVQLQGEQARILRFGGVTEAELKEFLS
- the mutS gene encoding DNA mismatch repair protein MutS, encoding MSEFSTPLMRQYNGIKERYPNALLLFRLGDFYELFFEDAIVASKELQITLTSRNKEKGIAVPMCGVPYHAAEGYISKLIRRGYRVAICDQVEDPRKAKKLVKREVTQVVTPGTATGSQVLEPRDHNYLAAVAESNSAIGLAFADLSTGDFRVTEITGDGRQERLMEELVRMRPRELLLAPAASVHFSPESDPPITETRLEEWVFGGEYGERLLKDHFGVVSLAGYGLEGHPLAAGAAGAIFHYVRETQRGSLFHFDTLRFYQENDSLVLDSTTLRNLELLEPLTGGPRHATLLAALDQCVTSLGARKLKSWMLRPSTDAAEIDARLAAVEELSSNTIAREEVRRVLNGIQDLERILGRVSLESANARDLLALKASLEHLPLVRTYLASFNAGRYQELHERMDELKDVHGLIESSIHPEPPALLTEGNLIQPGYHTELDSLREISRNSKQLIAGIERRERERTGINSLKVRFNSVFGYYIEVTRANLHLAPSDYQRKQTLVNAERFSTPELKELEAKILDAEERSQTLERELFVEIRRAVGTEARRIRQTAQALAELDVLACFAYLAAERNYCRPEFSDNGEMVIFQGRHPVIEHIVTREEAGHFIPNDLYLNPTSDILIVVTGPNMGGKSTYLRQTALIALMMQMGSFVPAERAKLPIFDRIFTRIGASDNLARGRSTFMVEMTETATILNTATPRSLVLLDEIGRGTATFDGLAIAWAVVEHLLVHTRARTLFATHYHELTELEDLLPGIRNYHVSVKESGSNIIFLRKVEPGSADKSYGIEVARLAGLPAHVVERAREVLKRHEQSEHTVSGKLAERKQEPKDVQLMIFTPLNSEVVQAIEKVDLDNLKPLEALNLLAELKKQIQS
- a CDS encoding anhydro-N-acetylmuramic acid kinase — its product is MAGTSLDGVDAALVHLTGPATAPRVRLVEFISVPYSPVVRRRLLRIAAGQPVPAGEISQLNFLLGGLFADAAIKVCRKAKVAPRRLAGIGSHGQTVFHQGNTTVEAGHKVSSTLQIGEPAVIAERTGAQVVANFRDADMAAGGQGAPLVPLVDYLLLSDSKIGTVALNIGGIANVTVVPAGAAQEDVYGFDTGPGNMITDGLVRSFTRGRRHYDTGGRIASQGKLLEDLLAQALRYPFFRKQPPKSAGREQFGEEFIARYFLSNLPAAREEDLLRTANELTAATIADALRKFVFPRADIKHLVASGGGTNNALVMRRIGELLPEVKVLRSDEFGLPVDAKEAIAFAILADRTLHGLPGNLPAVTGARRPVVLGNISRP
- the hpt gene encoding hypoxanthine phosphoribosyltransferase, whose translation is MDHGTTDQAPEILLSRFEIEQRIDELAAEISKDYQGSTPHLVGILKGAWVFMADLIRRVDIEVTVDFLGITSYGSNTHPSGEVKITKDLDTSIKGREVLIVEDILDTGRTLKYLEEVLSAHKPHNLRVVTLLDKRSRRIVPVKADYVGFEIADVFVVGYGLDFDQRYRQLPDIHVLRHVPLP
- a CDS encoding YdcF family protein encodes the protein MRLRHLVFLILIASLAGATVLEVSLYKTIRRQAASDEAKPVAAIVVFGAAEYNGRPSPVYKARLDHAFYLEEHGFAPLVITTGGSGGDPHFTEGGVGRDYLIQQGVAARKIVEETRSETTFQTVSAVAQILKSRGESNCLVVSDGFHLYRIKQLFSSFGITAYTSPAPASPIEAEPFARTLYSLRELLIISLWHVGFHV